CCGAAAGCAGAACGTACAGCCGAGGTTGATCAAAGTATTGGATAATTTGACCTAATCGGTGTGCTTAACAGTGTTGTCGTACTCGAGATCAATCTTGGTGTGTGGTGGACCACTTAGTGATGGTCTTGGTCTCGTCTTGGAATggatcacattttatttcatcttgTTTCGGTCTCAGACAAAAAGGGCCAAGGATTTAGTTTCAAGACGAGTCAAGTCCACAACTGCAGAGGTATCACTGGATTGACGGATTTATTTGTTAACATCATTACTTTTATTGattataaaaaaactaaaattcaCTTTATCAAGAGACATATACAGTTTTACGAGAATGTGGATCCGTCAGATCTGTCAAACGTCAACCACTCAAAGTCTTGCTCTTGTCTCGGTCTGAATACAATCTGGTCTTGGTCATGACTTGGTTGTGGTTCATGTGGTCTGGTGGATAGCCAAAAGCATTACAATTCAACCTTAGGGGTAGAAGAACGTGTACAACAAATATTATTGCAATCCTTCCAACAGTGGAAAATCATTTCACTCCTATTCTCCTTGTGGCGGGAAAGACAGGGGATCATCAAAGTCATCAGGATGCCTAATTTTTGCCAATCCATCTTGTAGATGCCGAGTTATCTTAGATATCGGGCAAACTAGAGGAAGAATACAAGTTAAGAGACCTCCAGACATCCCCAAGTGATCGTGGTtttccacacaaaaaagaaatcatgGTAATCCAGCCAATATTTATTGAGATATTTTAGTGGTGGTGCAACCAATGAACTGATCCAAATTTCCCACCAAATTTCCCACCATGGAGCTCCATGGTGCTCCCAAATTTTCCTTGATATCAAAAGCAattgctgcttcttcttttcgcttacttctctttctttgttctGTGTCTTTTGGGAACTTAAAAGCAGCATAACAAGTAGTTCACACAAGGGctggaagaaaaaagagaaaagagtgaTAATGAATAACCCTAATCACAATAATCTCCATTTTATACAAATTTTGCCAGCCAAATAACAGTTGACTTTTTCAATCTTTGAGCTTTGTTGCGTCGTGATCCAACAATACAAAATGAGGCCAGCTGTGCAGATGTGACAATCCTGCTTTCTTGACTGAACATATCGACCCACTGGGCGAAGAACAGCGGCTGTGCTGGTCAATCAGACTCctaaaatgcccccccccccgcccacccccGGGTTTAATGAAAGTGCGAGCTTGAAGAGTGCAACTCCCAAACGGGATATACACTAGATGAAAAAACACTCAGAAGTGCTGCCATGCTGCTTGAAAGTGAAACTCTCCACGCGTTAGAGGTTAGAGGCTTCCCCACAGCATTGAACAAACAACTGCTGCTGTGTGCGATGTCGACCACGGCTGGAGACCACCTCTCTTTGTTTAATTACGATCACCGAGATAAGATGCTCCTTTTGTGCATCAATAGTACAATAACATGCTCCAGTGAAATCATTAGCGAGCATTCTGCTCTCCTGCATGCTTGCATCGACCCTACCAAACAAAGAATAGCTATTTTAGATCCGTTGGAGATAccgcaaggtgtgtgtgtgtgtgtgtgtgtgtgtggaagtgaccACCGGCCATGCATCAAATATCTTCATCATTACCCGATGAACACTCTGAATGGACACACACCGAATCAATGCGCCATACTCGTCAACTtccgttttttttattgctcTCCACCGGTTTCCTCACAGGTTCACAATTCTCTTTCATTCTTTCGATTTCTCACAAATGTGTTCACCTTTCTTGTCGTCACGACCCATTTTTGGTCTGTTTCCACGCACACAACCCACTCCATCAAATGTAATTTCAATTTCCTGATGGAAGAGAGCTGCTCGCTCAGATGTCTGACCTTTTAAACTTTAGCCGTAATAACTCTGTCCCTGGTTTTATTTCGATTTGCATCTCCAGAGGCCTTTTTGACCTTTGTTttgctgtaaatgtatatatttaatttgtttcttcATCAGTTAATTTGATGGCAGAGTAATATTTCAAGTGAGTAAACACTCAAAGAAATGGGTAATTAAATGTTGAGCTGgtgtctttgtttgtgaatCGGTGAGAATGATCGTTACCTCTTTGGCAGTCAACAGGAAAGGAATCGTGGATGAATAACAGAGTGTTGGTAATTAAGAACAGTGCCTTGATGCTTAAATCAGACCTTCAAAAGTAAAACAGCTTCtataaaaaaactttaaaaagtcTGGAACCTTGTATTGCAGTTTCTataacaaaaccacaacaataacaatctCTATCAACCGATAGGGCTCATCCACGATCAACAATCATTATTGAAAGCAAAAGAAAGTAATCAGGGCAAATAAATATGTTCTATTCgtcatttgtgtttattaagaTTGTTTGGTTCTCCGGCAGAATGCTCGTTGCTGCACATATTCATTTTCACCAAATCTAACCGTcagacctttttcttttcaaatggtCGGTTCTTATGACATTGTACCTAAATAATTGCTCAAATCTGACACAGTTAGACATAAAGTGTGTTTCTATTTAATCATCACTTTCAATTTCTGCATAGGACATGCTTTGGCCTTACGCTTTGCTGCGGTGGAAAGGTTGTTCTTTTAAGATGGAGCTGTATCTATTAATAGATTAGTTctaaatgattacattttttcaatgCATAGGTATTTTGAAAAAGATGAAACATTTCTCTGATTCCAGCCTCCTTTTTGTGAACATCTTCTACAACGATTAATAGATGAGTTGTCAACTAATACATTATTCAGCAACTATTAATGGAcatctctaaaagttatatttgctcacTATTTCTTCTGCTGATATGATCCGCGACTCAAAACTGTGAGTTTTGTGATTGGTTGCAGCCCTACCTATCAGGTTACAAAATATCACTACAACTACTAACACGAATACTAAGAGCAATAAGACTAGTTAATGTCAAACATTAGAGTGTCGTTACAATTATATTAGAGGAAGCAGAATTCAAAGCTGCATCACGTTTTAGTGGTATTAATGGATCAAATGTCTGAGTGATGTGAAAGGGATCTCTTCATGTGACGGACCCACATGGCCGACTGTGCAGTCCCTCTACAGGGCATTTTAGCTTAAAACGTGAGCCGTAACTCCTGGTTCATCGTCTTATAAACCAAGTTTGTGGCCACAGCAGACTGCTGTTCTCAGAGAAAACCCTCTAATGAACCCACCACCAGATTTAGTGGCCACCTGGCTAACAAGACAGATAGTTCACACCAGGAGTTGGAGGCACTAAACTTGGGAAAGAAACCATCAATTAGGTGCATTTATAGGACACAATAGTTCAACGTTTAATGAGGACTTGACATTGGCCAAATTAGCTTGCAGTGTTGGGAACAACAAATGCGACATCTTGCTCGACACCGATAGCAGTGTgaattttacatttgtgtttcgGGGGATCTATGCAATTAATGAGCATGTTATAATGTAAGAGAAGATGTATTACTTGCAAGAAAAGAACTTTCTACAAAGAGGtgttagatgtttttttaaatgaaaattggatgtacatatttgttttagatGTATGCGTCAACAACCTATTTGCCAATTACTCCCAAGCTTGAAAAGGGagaacaaaaaagcaaaacgcAGCAGGTGCAAGCAGCTACTTAAATAAGCATGAAGGTCTGCTTCCCAGCAGTATAGTTCATTTTATCCAGGTCCTCTTCCTTCCTACTTTCCTCTCACATCCTGGCTGAATTAACACTAATTATCTGCCAACAAAAATGAGCACACAACCAATGGCGGAACCACACGTTTAAATAATCTAACGTTGCagctttttacttttactggaTTTGGCCCGCCCTTTCTTTCTCCACTCTCATCCCCTTTCGGGGCTTGTCTTTCTGCTgtttggaaacacacacacacacacacacacacacacacacacacacacacacacacacacacacacacacaggtgtcacGGCTGGGTCCTCATCTGTACAGTGGTGCACCAACAGCCCATCTGCACCAGCATGACCAGAGGCCTCGTCTTCTCATTCGCCTCTATGAGCATGCATGACCTGAAGGACGAAGACATGAAAGAAGACACAAACCCCGTCTCCTGCATCTCGTTTGCTCctcatcatcattttttttttgggtctccttcatcctccccgcctgctctctccccgtctcctaATTTAGCCTCCTCACTCCTTTTCCAAACagcctcctccctttcccttgttctctgttcctcttttAATCCTTTCTTTACATCAACGCCCCAGCTCTCATCACCTCCCCGCCgcaccctcttcttctcctgctccaaaGGCTGGTGGTCTTGCTTAATAATTGATTCTGGCTGTCACAGTGTGCTGACAAAGACAACAGCAGGGCCATTAAAAGTTCCTCGCCTGttctttcttcctgtttttcctccccttcactttacagacacacacatacgcaatctcttgtctctctctctcctcccgctCGGTTTTTCTCACTCCATTCAACCTCCCTCCCCTCGTCCTCTCCATCGCCTATATCCTTCGGTTTGGGCGAAGTTGACGTCTCCCTCCCAGTCAACTTCTTCACCTCCCTTTCCCCTTTTCATCCGTCCCACACTCCTCCCTCTTGGTGCACCCTTTGACGTCTTCACTCATTTCAAATGGCATCAACAGGACACTTTATGTGATGTGCACTTTGGTGCATTACAGGGAGATGAGACTATACATTCTGCAGAAGCACAGTTAAGCTGCTGTAAGAAAGCCAAAAGCAGTATGGCATTACACTCGTGTCATGATCCACATAGGGCCTCCATGGCCGGACTAGCCATCGGGAGGAATACAGGGTCACTTAAAGTTCCCGGTCCATCCCAgagttcctttttaaatgtgggtAGTTACACAATGAACACGAAAGGACAAAACCGAAGGCCAGATTAAATTTGTATTTACCTTTTAGAGGGTAGAAGGTAaatacaaaatttaaaaaaacgtattGTTAGTGTAGGCAATGTGAAGACAAAGTCGTCAAACAAATACTCATGATTAACAATTTTCTAGCGATGTATTTTAAAGGGATACTCCAGTATAAGAATGGCATACTCATAAAGTTGGGGCGACTTGTGGATTCCCGGAtatcctccctttttttttcaagctccAAAAATGCAAGGTCCTACACTTCCCCTCCTGCAACTAAACAGCTACTTTATACAGGACACAAAGTGTGAAATACTGATAGTATCCGTTTTGATTAAGAATGGTTATAACGTAAGGAGTTGACTTGTTCTGTACTGGCTTTGTCATggttgaaaggagtaataaagTGTGCGGTCTTGTTTACGGCCTTTAATATCGGCATCACACGATTGAGTTGGGAAAATTGACATTGTTCAGAGAAAAACTAAGTATGCTGCTTAAATATTTGTGTTCTTTGTGAAAGTAAACGTgacaaaaacatatattcaaCAGTGAATTAATCACGTGAAAGAATTCCCCTTTAAGGCACCTCTTAAAGTAGGGCGTTGGCATCAATTCTAAAACACTATATGGTATATgctcctgtttttttaaattggaatTTTGCGGTTTCTTGAGAATAACTGTGGTTCATTATGGATGCCATCTTCCTTTCCCTGCTTTTCTCGCCGTgtctcacgctctctctctctctgttttgctctctctgtgttcttTCGTTAAGATCCATCCTCTCACTCACTTTCTTTCCTCACTGCCTTTTGTTCTTCTGCATCTCCTCCCCCTTGTCCTCATTCCCACCATGTTGTTTTCCACATGTCAGAGCAGCGCCACACcagtgcatgcatgcacacacacacacacacacacacacacacacacacacacacgcacacacacactcacacacatggaaaTGCCGTAATGCAGACACAGCTATACAGACTGCCATTCGCACACACTCCACCCACAGTtcagggagaggtgtaacagcACTAATCTGTCACGCTCTGTCTCTCCCATTCATTGCCGGCACTATAATCCAGCACACCTCCGATGTGATCAGCCTCCAATTAGAAATCCATCAAGCCCAAGGTGCGTTTAATTGCCTTGTCGGAGCCGCACTTCCCAAACCGCCACCCTTCTCCCTCCCAACTCTTTGCTTCGCCTCACTCGGAGGTGTACTCCTCCCAGGCAGCAGGATGTCATTTTGCATTGACAGTGCCTACGAGAGTGTTTATCCATCAAGTATTTGTACTAACAGATTCAATACGGAGTTCCTCACAAATGAGCTTATTGATTGAGGTAGTGTTGCACCGTCATGTAATTTAATCTATGGCTGTCAGTcagtgcattttaaaatgtgccaCGTGGCACATTTGTGTTTCCCAAAGTCAGCATTTCTGGATAGTGTTTTGAGCTTTGACCTGATTACGTGCTCTTGGAATTAAACTGACAATGCTTTCTATTTAGCTTTCAGTATTTGGTCCAGAACCCAAAGCTAACATATGTTGTTTGTCTTCTATTTCTCAATACGAGGACGGCATTCCTTGCAAACCTGTCCACTGTCTGTCTCAGGATAGATTTGGCACGAGTGAATTAACTCCTGTTTAAGCTCGTATCCGGATATCAGCCGACTTCCTGAGCCGTGCATCAGGCAAACGTATCACTTTTCTGTGACAAGATATGTCACCTACTTAATTTGATGGCGATCTTATGAAATCGGTCCATATGAAAGCCAGCAACACGTGTCACTTTCGGCCGGTTGCATGCAAATTACGCAATGAATAAATCAACATGCATGAAAGATCGCTGTTTGTTGAACCTGTCTAACAAACATCTGTGAGTAATTTAGCCGTCTTTATACTTCCTCGTTCATGATTATGTGCATAACGTACACAATTATTTTGTGAGATACCTAAGAATTGTGCCACATTATCTTTCGGAGGTATAACTATGAATGCTAGACGAGATCGGCCTGCACAAGTAATTGGCATTTTCATTGGGATATAGCCAAGGGGAAAGCAACTTAAGTTAAACGCATCCTAATGTACCTGTTTAGTTTTTGTATTActatttgctttttttattcttggcaTCTTCAATTTTTATAGAGATATGCTCTTCAGGTTTAAAACCTGTTGTGACCTGTTGCCTTCCGGGAAAGTGTTTGTCCAGTGTTTCGTAGAGCGTAATCGTGAAGGGTTTGAAAGgttttttaattgtaaaaaaaacattaaaatagttTGCTAATGTTGATGGTGCATATAGTACTTCAGTTCTCAGTTAGGATTGTGTCTCTCAGACATTTACATTAGCCCACTGGTATAATTGTTAAGATTGTCAGTGTGTATTCACATATGTTAATAtgaaagtgtatatatatatatatatatatatatatatatatatatatatatatatatatatatatgtatgaaaatatatatttttatctttTACTCATGTAGATTTTAAAAATGGTTGCCTTTTAAAATTGATAAAGATTATaagcacaaatgtgtgtgtttttattcctaAAAATGGTTGGATAGCTAAAATCATGTCCAGAATGTGCCATACTGTGTCAAGTAAATAATTACTTAATTTGGTATATTAACTGTAAAGCAGTATACACTTTACCAATTATCCAGCCGCAGTATAtctgtggctgctgctgttggagcCACTTCTATGCCATATCTTGTAAAAAGTGTGAGATGCATGAGAATGCCCCCAGCGACCATATTACACAGGCGATAGAAGCATTAAGGACTAAACATCCATTTAAAAACCCAACAGCAAGTCTCCATCTCGAATGCTTTCTACGATAAAGAAGGGTCACTCGAGGGTTTTAACATCCaaacaatgcatgctgggaagtgaTATTTATGAGGACAgcgttttttttacattggatGTGTGAAGTAAAAAGTATTTCTCAGTCCTAAGTCATCACATGATCTGCAATTACAACTATGCTACTACACCAAAAACCCTAGCGCAGCCTGGTGGTGTATCTGGGTGCTTGAATGCAATCTATAACTTATTTTCCCGTGTCTACACCCTGCTGTACTAAATGAGCTCATAGGTAATACAACATCTAACCTGGAGAGCTGTTGTCTTGGTCAATGTTGACTTTCTTATAACACTGCAGTAGTTATAGCTCTAAGGCTCTCTGTTCAAATTTTAGCAAGGAGTGATTCTGAGTTTGActccttgttttattttttaatagagGCCTGTTATGTGGATATTCAGTGATGTCATTCTGATTAATTGAAGTTTGTGCATATTTCAGATGTTCAACACATAAAATGTGACACATATAAGTGTGTTTACCAGAAATCTAAGGCTGATAGACAACTTTCCTTTTCACATTCACAGAACATAAAACCTTGTCAGGTAGGCCACATGTTGCAATGTTGCAATACCTGGATAGCGCTGCTTTCTAATTCCCAGCCCTGCTATCATCTAAAACAGCCAATCAATGTTTGGAAACATAAAAAGTCTCTCCCAAAGCCAAGAAATCCTTAGTCTGCTCTATCGTCAAACAACAGTGCTTCACTGGCGACGTACAGGAGGCGGAATTTATAGACTCATAAATTGTTTGCTtgagttttctctttttttcaccccGGAAGGAGCTTTGGATCATTGTAGTGCTAACTGTTATGGTCCAGAAAATGTGCCCATTTCCTTGGAAAGTAACTCCAGCAACGTAGTcaaaaaaatgtctctcttcCGAACGCTTTGCGTGATTACGTAACTAAGCCTCAATtccatttgttttctgtgtttaccTTTTCGTTTCATAATTTCTAAAAGGTTTAAATCATTTTCAAGTTTCAGCCGGTTGTAGATGATGCTGAGACACATggtttatgctgcgttcacaccgaATATTCGCGCCGCGTTACTCGCGTAAATTTcgacgcccgacaagttgtgctgcgttcacaccaaacgtccgagtggatcccatgcaaagtcaatgcacagacgcgtttagacccgaaaagggggcgtggcttatctctgtggcttgtctccgtaaaaacttccgccatccaccatgaaataaataaccactatttctactctatacttgttctGGAATTaccacaaacgtcagaacatcagacgccctcatatttgggttcataacatcatccgtcgccacagctcggtgaatttcaccgtcttctccaggaactgcgtctggatgactgcggCTTCCAgagctacttcaggctaacctgtagttgtattaaagagctcggggtgtccgcaaaccgctacgatgtcctccatttttttctgattcaacaacggcaggacagtgatgacgggcggagcatctcaacgctgattggctttcgcctcAGGCGAATTGTTCGCCAAAGTTGAAACTCGGCAAAAATGTCAGCGAATTCGCCTGGTGTTCGGGTCTGTGGGACccgttttcatttttcatcgaaacaaaaataatatgattcattatttttttaagctcaAACTTAATGGCCTTGGCTCATTTTCTGCGAAGAACATATATCAGACAAAATTTTCATCGACCGCACACCGTAACCCCCCcctacacatttatattacacACAGGGTGTTCGGGTCCACTGGACCCGGGATAATAAAAGTGTGGAAATTGTAGGTCCTGTGTACCTTCAgtctgtcctcctcatgtctgGGCctgctgtaagtgtgtgtgtgtgtgtgtgcgcatgtgcatACCATCGAAACCTGCCAAGTATGGTATAAAGATCTGGGCTGCCTGTGATGCGACTTCCTCTTATGCTTGGAATTTACAAGTATACACTGGTAAAGCTGATGGAGGACGCCCTGAGAAAAATCAAGGGATGAGAGTTGTCCTGGACATGGCTCAGGGACTCAGTGGACATAATATCACATGTGACAATTTTTTTACATCGTACAAGCTGGGACAGGAGCTTCTAAAGAGGAAGCTGACCATGGTAGGAACGATGAGAAAAAACCGGTCTGAGCTCCCTCCTCAATTGCTGCCTACAAAGAACAGGCCTGTCAACTCGTCCAAGTTTGTCTACACGGCTGACACGTCCCTGGTATCCTATGTGCCAAAGAAAACCAAGAATGTGGTACTCATGAGTACACTGCACAGGGATGGAAGAATCTGTGGCCTGGAGCATCAGAAACCAGAGATAATCATGGACTACAATGCCACAAAAGGAGGGGTGGACAACATGGACAAGCTGGTGTCTGCCTACAGCTGCAAGAGGAGGACCCTACGCTGGCCACTGGTGATTTTCTTTGACATTCTGGACATCTCGGCGTACAACGCCTTTGTCATCTGGATGGCATTGAACCCAGAGTGGAACAGGGGGAAGCTCCAGAGGAGACGCCTCTTTCTCGAGGAACTTGGAAAGGCACTGGTGAAACCACAAATCCTGAGAAGACAGCATGTTCCGAGAACCTCAGCCTCTGCAGCCACCGTGAGGAGGATTCAGGAGGACAATGCCAGTGCCCCATCCACCCAACCTACAGAACCACCATCTGCAGAGCCTGAGGTAAGTGTGTGATGCTGGTGCAGTATATGTTTGACACTCATACCTTGCGAGACAGAGGTTTTAGTAAAATTCAtgatcttttcatctttctagGTTGCGGCCggcagcaacaaaaagaaacgctGCGAAGTGTGTGGACCCAAGACGGACAGAAAGACGCAATATACATGCATCAAGTGCAAGAAGTAcatatgcaacacacacacagtaaaactcTGCCACTCATGTGTTGAATAGGCTGGTGTTGTATCGGCTGGTATGAAAAGGTAATGTTTTCAACAatgtaatgtgttcaatgtaaactgtgtgttgtgttatgtaAAATGACCTGATTACTAATGAAATTCAgtgaaattcaaataaataaaaatcaatagtTATGAACATCCTtgctacatttgtaaatgtgttgaatttTGTCCACTCACATCTTGATTATAATTGTTTTCTTGATTTTAtcaacaaaaccccaaaaaacgagtagcactttaatttgtaaatgtgtgataaCAAAGTTAAAGGGCAAATATTAACCATATTTGCTGTTTATATTGCTTCTAATTGGGTTGAAGAAAACATCTGTTgagtattttaacataaaatagtTTGATTGTGTTGAATTAAATACACCCAAAAATACGGCGGGTCCAACAGACCCACAACACCTGCTgagtaacaaaacaatgaacaccataCAAGGGTTAAGAGTCTGCAATACCATCTTACTGACACACATTACAGTATATGAAGCACAAACAGCAGGTTACAAACCATGCAAAAGGTCATTAGCGCTTTCTGAAATGGAATTCTGAAATTCTGATAACTTGTTTCCTCATGGTGGCATCAAAGAAGCACACACAAAAGATTTGGCAATGTGGGAAATGGTCATTAGTGCACATTTTGATTATTGTGCAATCTCTCAAACTCATATAGAATATCATATCAATCATAACTTAAGTAGTAcaatattgccccactagagagctgtgctcactaaatgcgggagtaggatgggagccagagccttcagttatcaagctcctcttatggaaccagcttccactttctgtccggggggcagacacagtcacctcataaccacttaagactttcctctttaacagcgcttatagttagggctgtctTAGGTTTggcctggtcgagcccctagatatgctgctataggcttataggctgctgggggatgttttaggatacactgagcacctatctcctcttctctctctacttatggatgaatttacatctctccattgcaccttattaactctgcttcctccccggagtctttgtgacttcacgtctcatagggtccattggacctggctgtgtctgaagctggtcctgggtcccgactccttgcccctgcttcctgcaccCAGCCCCTTGGActtggcctccttcccaatggccctgcctccttctctgtgcctcctgcctcattggtctggcctctttcgcgatgcctcctgcctccgtggccctgcctcctgccatttCCCTGCTGAtactcccccctctcctctcttcttccttctgtttcatggattgtggaaatcaggattgtggtccatgcctactactcattattcatacattgtcatattcattgaatgtgttgtaactttgtaactctgttcattctgtacacatgacatatgttgcttctgtccatctggggagagggatcctcctctgttgctctcctgaaggtttcttcccttttttccctgtaaaaatgttcttttctatttttttggggagtttctcctgatccgatgtgaggtcctgggacagggatgttatgtaatgttgggctatacaaaataagctGAATTTAATGAATTGAATCAATCATTGCTAACGATGCAAAGATAGTATGTCTTTTACACTAACAGTTTTGACAGCTCTTTGTAAACCGGCACATTTCAGCACAGGGCCCTCATCTGTGTGCATCACACAATGGGTTAACTAGTCTCCCCAAACATTCAAAATATAAACACACcactaaatgttaaataaacagTACCTCATAAACTGTTTCAAAGAAAGACATCACAcacataatttaaataaaatgtaaatttgaAATTgttcagtgtaaaaaaaataaaattcatgTTTTATCTACCCTTGTGTTTTGTTGAGATTGGCTTTACTTGCATTCCTTTCGATTTCAATAAAATCCTAAAATCCAGTATAGTATTGAAATAGTAACCCTTTCCCAAATAGTAAATCCCAGGTAAAGACATGTACAATATGTCGTCGTACAGAGTGATGGTACTTATGTTTGGGGTCAACAGTTCCTTGAGCAAACTGGAGTTACGGAACTCTTACCAGACATATCTGCCATGTGGGAGGTTAGTGCTGTGTAAAACGTACCGTCAACATCAAATTACCCCATACTTATtggttaaaataagtatttttgcTAAGCAACTTCAGTTACAGATGGAAACATCAAATGTTGGTTCCACACAGGAAACTGACA
The genomic region above belongs to Cyclopterus lumpus isolate fCycLum1 chromosome 22, fCycLum1.pri, whole genome shotgun sequence and contains:
- the LOC117751546 gene encoding uncharacterized protein LOC117751546; the protein is MDNHWLLQQVLRNLPACGDFAGVPQLRPPEPLGNDYGGGDFDGAPAQLDPLDAIRYVPEVYTGKADGGRPEKNQGMRVVLDMAQGLSGHNITCDNFFTSYKLGQELLKRKLTMVGTMRKNRSELPPQLLPTKNRPVNSSKFVYTADTSLVSYVPKKTKNVVLMSTLHRDGRICGLEHQKPEIIMDYNATKGGVDNMDKLVSAYSCKRRTLRWPLVIFFDILDISAYNAFVIWMALNPEWNRGKLQRRRLFLEELGKALVKPQILRRQHVPRTSASAATVRRIQEDNASAPSTQPTEPPSAEPEVAAGSNKKKRCEVCGPKTDRKTQYTCIKCKKYICNTHTVKLCHSCVE